A genomic segment from Halorubrum depositum encodes:
- a CDS encoding ABC transporter ATP-binding protein, whose protein sequence is MSQGVRAGSALRSDDLLSVSDLSTRFFTEEGQINAVESVSFDLRDNEILGIVGESGSGKSVTALSLIDLVESPGRITEGEVWYRNPDLADEFRANDAVGVDGDHVDLRTVPPRVRRSLRGPSFSTIFQDPMSSFNPSITVGEQIAEAVEVQRRATANPRSTRSRTQGYGLGQYLLDGIVPGRGYTSEESVDRAIELLEQVGIPDPAERVDEYPGEFSGGMLQRAMIAQALAGEPDVLIADEPTTALDVTIQAQILNLLTEIQEERGMSIVLITHDLGVIAEMCDRVCVMYAGEVVERGTLDAVFDDSVHPYTEGLLGSIPDLEDPRPRLQPIEGNVPGLVDAEMDDRCYFADRCPKAMESCLEKPAERVVDADAEHGAKCVLADRPYDPSEALPEDHFGGDAE, encoded by the coding sequence ATGAGCCAGGGCGTGCGGGCCGGCTCCGCGCTGCGGAGCGACGACCTGCTCTCGGTGTCGGACCTCTCGACCCGCTTTTTCACCGAGGAGGGGCAGATCAACGCCGTCGAGTCGGTCTCGTTCGACCTCCGCGACAACGAGATCCTCGGGATCGTGGGCGAGTCCGGCTCCGGGAAGTCCGTGACCGCGCTGTCGCTCATCGACCTCGTCGAGTCGCCCGGCCGGATCACCGAGGGCGAGGTGTGGTACCGGAATCCCGACCTCGCCGACGAGTTCCGCGCGAACGACGCGGTCGGCGTCGACGGCGACCACGTCGACCTCCGGACCGTCCCGCCTCGCGTCCGGCGGTCGCTCCGCGGCCCGTCGTTCAGCACCATCTTCCAGGACCCGATGAGCAGCTTCAACCCCTCGATCACGGTCGGCGAGCAGATCGCCGAGGCGGTCGAGGTCCAGCGGCGCGCGACGGCGAACCCGCGGTCGACGCGGTCGCGGACGCAGGGATACGGGCTCGGCCAGTACCTCCTCGACGGGATCGTCCCCGGCCGCGGCTACACCAGCGAGGAGAGCGTCGACCGGGCGATCGAGCTGCTCGAACAGGTCGGGATCCCCGACCCCGCCGAGCGCGTCGACGAGTACCCCGGGGAGTTCTCCGGCGGGATGCTCCAGCGCGCGATGATCGCGCAGGCGCTGGCCGGCGAGCCCGACGTGCTGATCGCCGACGAGCCGACGACCGCGCTCGACGTCACGATCCAGGCGCAGATCCTCAACCTCCTCACGGAGATCCAAGAAGAACGCGGGATGAGCATCGTCCTCATCACCCACGACCTCGGCGTCATCGCGGAGATGTGCGACCGGGTCTGCGTGATGTACGCGGGCGAGGTGGTGGAGCGCGGGACGCTCGACGCGGTGTTCGACGACTCGGTCCACCCGTACACCGAGGGGCTCCTGGGCTCGATCCCCGACCTGGAGGACCCGCGACCGCGGCTCCAGCCGATCGAGGGGAACGTCCCCGGGCTGGTCGACGCCGAGATGGACGACCGGTGTTACTTCGCCGACCGCTGCCCGAAGGCGATGGAGTCGTGCTTGGAAAAGCCCGCGGAGCGCGTCGTGGACGCCGACGCCGAACACGGGGCGAAGTGCGTCCTCGCGGACCGCCCGTACGATCCGAGCGAGGCGCTTCCCGAGGACCACTTCGGAGGTGACGCGGAATGA
- a CDS encoding ATP-binding protein gives MGRDRETDRDADGAPPPGDGDRPVEERPPSAPDGDAVPAVLRSFVDAVPTPTLACDPESRAIRAANAPAADLLDRDRGALTLTGLDDLGESETTAGGDPVGAAVDAARDVDGVTRFEWTVASAPTRRLELAVRAATVAGREWLIVGLTDVTDRVTAEERLRSQLRVTDAIAATVPAALFQCTARGTLSRWNDRLAADAGYEGEELSGTALTSLFDDETRDAVADALQSVYGEGRSAECEATLVTRSGERVPYRLSLGPVIDGDDVVGAVGVGEDVTEASLREERLAVLTRVLRHNFRNDLNVVTGFTERAIDEVDDPELVAELERVVDTAERLLRVGETSRRVERLLADRPTPRPTDLADTVEEALVTVPPELRERADIAVDVSEGIAVSAVGYLAEAIAELVDNAIRHSDAARPSVSVTAAELPSESWTSLVVADDGPGIPPAERAVLTGEETPLEHASGLGLWYVNWIVSAGGGGFDIGESKAGGTRIEMELRTADGG, from the coding sequence ATGGGACGCGATCGCGAGACGGACCGAGACGCGGACGGCGCCCCTCCGCCCGGAGACGGCGACCGCCCGGTCGAGGAGCGGCCGCCGAGCGCACCGGACGGCGACGCGGTCCCGGCCGTCCTCCGCTCGTTCGTCGACGCGGTCCCGACGCCGACGCTCGCGTGCGACCCGGAGAGCCGCGCGATCCGCGCGGCCAACGCGCCGGCGGCGGACCTGCTCGACCGCGACCGCGGCGCGCTGACGCTGACGGGGCTCGACGACCTCGGCGAGTCGGAGACGACGGCCGGCGGCGACCCGGTCGGCGCGGCCGTCGACGCCGCGCGCGACGTCGATGGCGTCACTCGCTTCGAGTGGACCGTCGCGAGCGCCCCGACGCGGCGCCTCGAACTCGCCGTCCGCGCCGCGACGGTCGCCGGCCGCGAGTGGCTGATCGTCGGCCTGACCGACGTCACCGACCGGGTCACCGCCGAGGAGCGGCTCCGGTCGCAGCTCCGGGTCACCGACGCGATCGCCGCGACGGTCCCGGCCGCGCTGTTTCAGTGCACCGCGCGCGGCACCCTCTCGCGGTGGAACGACCGGCTCGCCGCCGACGCCGGCTACGAGGGCGAGGAGCTCTCCGGGACCGCGCTGACGTCGCTGTTCGACGACGAGACCCGCGACGCCGTCGCCGACGCGCTCCAGTCGGTCTACGGCGAGGGGCGGAGCGCGGAGTGCGAGGCGACGCTCGTCACCCGGTCGGGGGAGCGCGTCCCGTACCGGCTCTCGCTCGGCCCGGTCATCGACGGCGACGATGTCGTCGGCGCGGTCGGGGTCGGCGAGGACGTCACCGAGGCGTCCCTCCGTGAGGAGCGGCTCGCCGTGTTGACCCGGGTGCTCCGCCACAACTTCCGGAACGACCTCAACGTCGTCACGGGGTTCACGGAGCGGGCGATCGACGAGGTCGACGACCCCGAGCTCGTCGCCGAGCTGGAGCGCGTCGTCGACACCGCCGAGCGGCTGCTGCGCGTCGGGGAGACCTCGCGCCGAGTCGAGCGGCTGCTCGCCGACCGGCCGACCCCCCGGCCGACGGATCTCGCAGACACGGTCGAGGAGGCGCTGGTGACGGTCCCGCCGGAGCTCCGCGAGCGCGCCGACATCGCGGTCGACGTTTCGGAGGGGATCGCGGTGTCGGCGGTCGGCTACCTCGCCGAGGCGATCGCGGAGCTCGTCGACAACGCGATCCGGCACAGCGACGCGGCCCGTCCCTCGGTGAGCGTCACGGCCGCCGAGCTCCCCAGCGAGTCGTGGACCTCCCTGGTCGTCGCCGACGACGGGCCGGGGATCCCGCCCGCCGAGCGCGCGGTGCTCACCGGCGAGGAGACGCCGCTGGAGCACGCCAGCGGGCTGGGGCTCTGGTACGTCAACTGGATCGTCAGCGCCGGCGGCGGCGGCTTCGACATCGGCGAGAGCAAGGCCGGCGGCACGCGGATCGAGATGGAGCTCCGCACGGCGGACGGCGGGTAG
- a CDS encoding ABC transporter permease: protein MSFGRFVLKRSLQGLGVVWGVVTVVFALRFVTPGSAINAVAPLDASQETRQAIAAELGLDQPLYIQYGQYIFDLLRGDMGFSYIRGQEVVGLVFSRLPATVELALAASVVAIALSIPLGVLSATRRNQPVDYGATLFSLGGISTPNFWLGIMLILIFAVEFDVFNTSGRGVDVGDVALSVIGSEPFVGTLLAWLAYITLPAIALGTYFMALITRLTRSGMLDELSKGYVQAAQAKGLPQTLVRYKHALRNTLIPVITVLGLQLGTLIGGAVITEAVFSWPGLGTLVIDSINRRDWPVLQGSLIVIGTSFVLVNVLVDAVYAYLDPQVVND, encoded by the coding sequence ATGTCATTCGGCAGATTCGTACTCAAAAGAAGCCTCCAGGGACTCGGCGTCGTCTGGGGGGTCGTCACCGTCGTGTTCGCGCTCCGGTTCGTCACGCCCGGGAGCGCGATCAACGCGGTCGCCCCGCTCGACGCGAGCCAAGAGACGCGACAGGCGATCGCCGCAGAGCTCGGCTTAGACCAGCCGCTGTACATCCAGTACGGGCAGTACATCTTCGACCTCCTCCGCGGCGACATGGGGTTCTCGTACATCCGCGGCCAGGAGGTCGTCGGGCTCGTGTTCTCGCGGCTGCCGGCGACGGTCGAGCTCGCGCTCGCCGCGAGCGTCGTCGCGATCGCCCTGTCGATCCCGCTCGGCGTGCTCAGCGCGACCCGGCGCAACCAGCCGGTCGACTACGGCGCGACGCTGTTCTCGCTCGGCGGGATCAGCACGCCGAACTTCTGGCTGGGGATCATGCTCATCCTGATCTTCGCGGTGGAGTTCGACGTGTTCAACACCAGCGGCCGCGGCGTCGACGTCGGCGACGTGGCGCTGTCGGTGATCGGCTCGGAGCCGTTCGTCGGCACGCTGCTCGCGTGGCTCGCGTACATCACCCTCCCCGCCATCGCCTTGGGGACGTACTTCATGGCGCTCATCACGCGGCTCACCCGCTCCGGAATGTTAGACGAGCTCAGTAAGGGGTACGTCCAGGCCGCGCAGGCGAAGGGGCTCCCGCAGACGCTGGTCCGGTACAAGCACGCGCTCCGGAACACGCTCATCCCGGTGATCACGGTGCTCGGCCTCCAGCTCGGCACGCTGATCGGCGGCGCGGTGATCACCGAGGCGGTGTTCTCGTGGCCGGGGCTCGGCACCCTCGTCATCGACAGCATCAACCGCCGCGACTGGCCGGTGTTACAGGGGAGTCTCATCGTCATCGGCACGAGCTTCGTGCTCGTGAACGTCCTCGTCGACGCCGTCTACGCGTATCTCGACCCCCAAGTGGTGAACGACTGA
- a CDS encoding DUF7529 family protein — translation MRRTDPGERWGDVVADTDATATEYRERGWTAVAAHPGDVNPVADAARIDVLLPGSEFEEASAVVGDADVDTVRVYAAAAEGVEYRLIVAEDGDAEIAVCVPTYLGVDELDSLRAGADAAGALTVRLRPLDDRDVVEIDVTDPTVFFDGTTDA, via the coding sequence ATGCGACGGACCGATCCGGGCGAGCGGTGGGGAGACGTAGTCGCCGACACCGACGCGACGGCGACGGAGTACCGCGAGCGGGGCTGGACGGCGGTCGCCGCCCATCCCGGCGACGTGAATCCAGTCGCCGACGCGGCGCGGATCGACGTGCTGCTCCCCGGCTCGGAGTTCGAGGAGGCGAGCGCGGTCGTCGGCGACGCCGACGTCGACACGGTCCGGGTGTACGCCGCGGCGGCCGAGGGGGTCGAATACCGCCTCATCGTTGCAGAGGACGGCGACGCCGAGATCGCCGTCTGCGTGCCGACGTACCTCGGCGTCGACGAACTGGACTCGCTCCGGGCGGGCGCCGACGCGGCCGGCGCGCTCACGGTCCGACTCCGCCCCCTCGACGACCGGGACGTCGTCGAGATCGACGTGACCGACCCGACGGTCTTCTTCGACGGGACGACCGACGCCTGA
- a CDS encoding ABC transporter permease, translating to MVSARVIRNLKSEFRNSALAKIGLLLVVGILFTAAFAPFIAPHDPTEQQLDQSELPPLGFSETTERTTSQMVDGELQTVTETVEVTPDAAHPLGTDSLGRDMLSRIVYGARTSLVVGVLGTLLAAFVGVPVGLFAGYHRGNVDDLLMRIADVSLAFPSLVLAVALIGLWGRAAINVPDPFVVAGLAPEMPESFVLPITVVIVVGLVNWVWFARVARGEALSLRSQEYVKASRALGADDTSIIWNHVLPNAITPIIVLATVQVAAIILLESSLSFLGFSGTTLSWGFDIAQGRDYVSSGQWWIASLPGLAIMFSVIGINLLGDWLRDSLDPGIEGEGGAA from the coding sequence ATGGTTTCCGCACGTGTCATCCGCAATCTCAAATCGGAGTTCAGGAACAGCGCGCTCGCGAAGATCGGCTTGCTGCTCGTGGTCGGTATCCTGTTTACCGCCGCGTTCGCGCCGTTCATCGCGCCGCACGACCCGACCGAACAGCAGCTCGACCAGAGCGAGCTCCCCCCGCTCGGCTTCAGCGAGACCACCGAGCGGACGACCTCGCAGATGGTCGACGGGGAGCTCCAGACCGTGACCGAGACCGTCGAGGTCACCCCCGACGCGGCACACCCGCTCGGCACCGACAGCCTCGGCCGCGACATGCTCTCGCGGATCGTCTACGGCGCCAGGACGTCGCTGGTCGTCGGCGTGCTCGGGACGCTCCTCGCGGCGTTCGTCGGCGTCCCGGTCGGGCTGTTCGCCGGCTACCACCGCGGGAACGTCGACGACCTCCTGATGCGCATCGCGGACGTGAGCCTCGCGTTCCCGTCGCTCGTGCTCGCCGTCGCGCTCATCGGGCTCTGGGGACGCGCGGCGATCAACGTCCCCGACCCCTTCGTCGTCGCCGGGCTCGCGCCCGAGATGCCGGAGAGCTTCGTGTTACCGATAACCGTGGTGATCGTCGTCGGCCTCGTCAACTGGGTGTGGTTCGCCCGCGTCGCCCGCGGGGAGGCGCTCTCGCTACGGAGTCAGGAGTACGTCAAGGCGTCCCGAGCGCTCGGCGCCGACGACACCTCGATCATCTGGAACCACGTCCTCCCGAACGCGATCACGCCGATCATCGTCCTCGCGACGGTGCAGGTGGCGGCGATCATCCTCCTGGAGAGCTCCCTCTCTTTCCTCGGCTTCTCGGGGACGACGCTCTCGTGGGGCTTCGACATCGCGCAGGGGCGCGACTACGTCTCGTCGGGGCAGTGGTGGATCGCGTCGCTCCCCGGCCTCGCGATCATGTTCTCCGTGATCGGGATCAACCTCCTCGGAGACTGGCTCCGCGACTCGCTGGACCCGGGCATCGAGGGTGAAGGGGGTGCCGCATGA
- a CDS encoding NCS2 family permease has translation MGLSDTLAARFDVEAHDSDVRTELVAGLTTFLAMSYIIVVNPFILAEAIQIPGYEFFEVVQMIAIATILSSALATLVMALYANRPFGLAPGLGLNAFFAFTVVLGLGIPWQTALAAVFVEGILFMLLTAVGAREYVIRLFPEPVKRSVGAGIGLFLLFIGFQELQIVVPDDATLVTLGGIFGNPWAILGIAGLVLTFGLWARGITGSIVIGILTTSVVGWGLTFAGFFDRGTITPETLPSAQYDISPLAGAFVDGLGQIEPLTFVLVVFTFFFVDFFDTAGTLIGVSQFGDFLDEDGDLPDMDKPLMADAVGTTAGAVLGTSTVTTYIESSTGVEEGGRTGLTALVIALLFVASLAVIPVVAAIPEYASFIALIVVGVMMLQGLVEVDWSDPAWAVSAGLTVTVMPFAYSIADGLAAGIVAYPLIKVAVGEYDEVALGQYVIAALLAAYYVLQTRGVIL, from the coding sequence ATGGGGCTTTCAGACACGCTGGCTGCGCGGTTCGACGTGGAGGCGCACGACTCCGACGTCCGTACGGAGCTGGTCGCGGGGCTCACGACCTTCCTCGCGATGTCGTACATCATCGTCGTGAACCCGTTCATCCTCGCGGAGGCGATCCAGATCCCCGGCTACGAGTTCTTCGAGGTGGTCCAGATGATCGCCATCGCGACGATCCTCTCGTCCGCGCTCGCGACGCTGGTGATGGCGCTGTACGCCAACCGCCCGTTCGGGCTCGCGCCCGGACTGGGGCTCAACGCCTTCTTCGCGTTCACCGTCGTGCTCGGGCTCGGGATCCCGTGGCAGACGGCCCTCGCCGCGGTGTTCGTCGAGGGGATCCTGTTCATGCTGCTCACCGCGGTCGGCGCGCGCGAGTACGTCATCCGGCTGTTCCCCGAGCCGGTGAAGCGCTCGGTCGGCGCCGGTATCGGCCTCTTCCTCCTGTTCATCGGCTTTCAGGAGCTCCAGATCGTCGTCCCCGACGACGCGACGCTCGTCACGCTCGGCGGGATCTTCGGGAACCCGTGGGCGATCCTCGGAATCGCCGGGCTCGTCTTGACCTTCGGGCTCTGGGCGCGCGGTATCACGGGCTCGATCGTGATCGGGATCCTGACGACCTCCGTCGTCGGCTGGGGGCTCACCTTCGCCGGATTCTTCGACCGCGGCACGATCACGCCGGAGACGCTCCCGAGCGCGCAGTACGACATCTCGCCGCTCGCGGGGGCGTTCGTCGACGGGCTGGGGCAGATCGAGCCGCTCACGTTCGTCCTCGTCGTGTTCACGTTCTTCTTCGTCGACTTCTTCGACACCGCCGGGACGCTCATCGGCGTCTCGCAGTTCGGCGACTTCCTCGACGAGGACGGCGACCTCCCCGACATGGACAAGCCGCTGATGGCCGACGCGGTGGGGACGACCGCCGGCGCGGTGCTCGGCACCTCCACGGTGACGACGTACATCGAGTCGTCGACCGGCGTCGAGGAGGGCGGTCGCACCGGCCTGACGGCTCTCGTCATCGCGCTGCTGTTCGTCGCCTCGCTCGCGGTGATCCCCGTCGTCGCCGCCATCCCGGAGTACGCCTCCTTCATCGCGCTGATCGTCGTCGGTGTGATGATGTTGCAGGGGCTCGTCGAGGTCGACTGGTCGGACCCGGCGTGGGCGGTCTCCGCGGGGCTCACGGTCACCGTGATGCCGTTCGCCTACTCGATCGCTGACGGGCTGGCCGCCGGCATCGTCGCCTACCCGCTGATCAAGGTCGCGGTCGGCGAGTACGACGAGGTCGCGCTCGGTCAGTACGTCATCGCGGCGCTGCTCGCCGCCTACTACGTGCTGCAGACGCGCGGTGTCATCCTCTGA
- a CDS encoding ABC transporter substrate-binding protein: MSSDNDDQINRRTMLTYAGTAAAVGLAGCSGNGGDGGDGSDGSDGDDGMDGSDGSDGSDGGDDAFEIGVTMGQMDSGLDPQDHAETNTEIIVGQVYEGLLDRDKEGGIIAGLATDWERTEEGDVRFVLRETSFHNGDPVTSEDVRFSIRRIVDEDVGIASPQSNDLGSVTEVVAGDGEVTVSFEGFNPIAFQLFATNGPIMQQSWVEENDGNYINRNTNGTGPFMVTEYDSGNQVVYEPNEDYWDGDVPVDELTMEASSESSTRVNRLLAEETDIVTNVPPQEVSRVESSDVAGINSVPSARIIFLQMRYDVEPFSSQQFRQAMNHAVDVESIIENVLNGFGNITGQPTLEGHVGHNPDIEPYPYDPDEAERLVEESGHAGVEITLQTPIGRYLGDVEIAQAAASQIDSLSNVSCELEQREFSSLVQDITTGNIEDKPHFNLLGWGNGEFDGSQTITPLMTTDGALTILENEELDQLMVDAENTEDPDERVEILQEANQLAHDLAPWVFLHQQFSVYGVSGDISWEPRADEFIDPDTATQQ, translated from the coding sequence ATGAGTTCTGACAACGACGATCAGATCAACAGGCGGACGATGCTCACGTACGCCGGCACCGCGGCCGCGGTCGGCCTCGCCGGCTGTTCCGGTAACGGCGGCGACGGCGGTGACGGTTCGGACGGGTCCGACGGCGACGACGGCATGGACGGGTCCGACGGTTCGGACGGGTCGGACGGCGGCGACGACGCCTTCGAGATCGGGGTCACCATGGGCCAGATGGACTCCGGGCTCGACCCGCAGGACCACGCCGAGACGAACACGGAGATCATCGTCGGACAGGTGTACGAGGGCCTGCTCGACCGCGACAAGGAGGGCGGCATCATCGCCGGGCTCGCCACCGATTGGGAGCGCACCGAGGAGGGCGACGTCCGGTTCGTCCTCCGCGAGACCTCCTTCCACAACGGCGACCCGGTGACGTCCGAGGACGTCAGATTCAGCATCCGCCGGATCGTCGACGAGGACGTCGGCATCGCCAGCCCGCAGTCGAACGACCTCGGGTCGGTCACCGAGGTCGTCGCCGGTGACGGCGAGGTGACGGTCTCGTTCGAGGGGTTCAATCCGATCGCCTTCCAGCTGTTCGCGACGAACGGGCCGATCATGCAGCAGTCGTGGGTCGAGGAGAACGACGGCAACTACATCAACCGGAACACGAACGGCACCGGGCCGTTCATGGTCACCGAGTACGACTCCGGGAACCAGGTCGTCTACGAGCCGAACGAGGACTACTGGGACGGCGACGTCCCGGTCGACGAGCTCACGATGGAGGCCTCCAGCGAGTCGAGCACCCGCGTGAACCGCCTGCTCGCCGAGGAGACGGACATCGTGACGAACGTGCCGCCGCAGGAGGTCTCGCGCGTCGAGAGCTCCGACGTCGCCGGGATCAACTCCGTGCCGAGCGCCCGGATCATCTTCCTGCAGATGCGGTACGACGTCGAGCCGTTCTCCAGCCAGCAGTTCCGGCAGGCGATGAACCACGCCGTCGACGTCGAGAGCATCATCGAGAACGTCCTCAACGGCTTCGGCAACATCACCGGACAGCCCACCTTGGAGGGCCACGTCGGTCACAACCCCGACATCGAGCCGTACCCGTACGACCCCGACGAGGCGGAGCGGCTGGTCGAGGAGTCCGGCCACGCGGGCGTCGAGATCACGCTCCAGACCCCGATCGGTCGCTACCTCGGCGACGTCGAGATCGCGCAGGCCGCGGCGAGCCAGATCGACTCGCTGTCGAACGTCTCCTGCGAGCTCGAACAGCGGGAGTTCTCCTCGCTCGTCCAGGACATCACGACGGGGAACATCGAGGACAAGCCGCACTTCAACCTCCTCGGCTGGGGGAACGGCGAGTTCGACGGAAGCCAGACCATCACCCCGCTCATGACGACCGACGGGGCGCTCACCATCTTGGAGAACGAGGAGCTCGACCAGCTCATGGTCGACGCGGAGAACACCGAAGACCCCGACGAGCGCGTCGAGATCCTCCAGGAGGCGAACCAGCTCGCTCACGACCTGGCCCCGTGGGTGTTCCTCCACCAGCAGTTCAGCGTCTACGGCGTCTCCGGCGACATCTCGTGGGAGCCGCGGGCCGACGAGTTCATCGACCCCGACACGGCCACTCAACAGTAA
- a CDS encoding phosphoribosyltransferase family protein, whose translation MNRAEKAALQLQAVAVLRMLKETRTYEELSEVTGLPAGDLNRYVNGHVLPGADRASEVVEAVGRDALADELIARVEFDEEGYVDNSGVVFDQSFLDLVAPVAAETFAFESPDVVLTAATDGITLGAAMASFFDARLAYAKKSKETAVEEFIESRQRLASGIELTYYLPASAVDAGDTVLVVDDLIRSGETQELLLDIALQADADVTGVFALIAVGDEGMERAREITDAPVGALTTFE comes from the coding sequence ATGAACCGAGCAGAGAAGGCGGCCCTCCAGCTGCAGGCGGTCGCCGTGTTGCGGATGTTGAAGGAGACGCGAACGTACGAGGAGCTCTCCGAGGTGACCGGCCTCCCCGCCGGCGACCTGAACCGGTACGTGAACGGTCACGTGCTGCCCGGCGCCGACCGGGCGAGCGAGGTCGTCGAGGCGGTCGGCCGCGACGCGCTCGCCGACGAGCTGATCGCCCGCGTCGAGTTCGACGAGGAGGGGTACGTCGACAACTCCGGCGTCGTCTTCGACCAGTCGTTCCTCGACCTGGTCGCGCCCGTCGCCGCGGAGACGTTCGCGTTCGAGTCGCCCGACGTCGTCCTCACCGCCGCCACCGACGGGATCACCCTCGGCGCGGCGATGGCCTCCTTCTTCGACGCGCGGCTCGCGTACGCCAAGAAGTCGAAGGAGACCGCCGTCGAGGAGTTCATCGAGTCGCGCCAGCGGCTCGCCTCCGGCATCGAGCTCACCTACTACCTCCCCGCGAGCGCGGTCGACGCCGGCGACACCGTGCTCGTCGTCGACGACCTGATCCGGTCGGGCGAGACGCAGGAGCTCCTCCTCGACATCGCCCTCCAGGCCGACGCCGACGTCACCGGCGTCTTCGCCCTCATCGCCGTCGGCGACGAGGGGATGGAGCGCGCGAGAGAGATCACGGACGCGCCGGTCGGCGCGCTGACGACGTTCGAGTAA
- a CDS encoding ABC transporter ATP-binding protein, with protein sequence MSDADRGDGDGTASAAADPLLSVEGLRKYYADEQSLLDRVLGAEEQSVKAVDGVSFEVAEGETLGLVGESGCGKSTTGETVLRLREATDGRVSFDGADLLEMTDAELTEFRKRAQIVFQDPFSSLDPRMTAGDIVTEGLRIHGIADRAERRDTAKDLLERVGLSADQIDRYPHEFSGGQRQRIGIARALAVDPEFIVLDEPVSALDVSVQAQILNLLDDLQEEFGLTYLFIAHNLGVVRHICDRVAVMYLGEIVETGPVDEIFADPAHPYTRALLSSVPRVTTEDREAEFETLRGDVPSPRNPPAGCRFHTRCPEARAACRESSPAAYDVGERRSATCFRADEDHPYWESEPIEENARTAADGADD encoded by the coding sequence ATGAGCGACGCCGACCGCGGGGACGGCGACGGCACGGCCTCCGCCGCCGCCGACCCCCTCCTCTCAGTCGAGGGGCTCCGGAAGTACTACGCGGACGAACAGTCGCTGCTCGACCGCGTGCTCGGCGCCGAAGAGCAGAGCGTGAAGGCCGTCGACGGCGTCTCCTTCGAGGTCGCCGAGGGCGAGACGCTCGGGCTCGTCGGCGAGTCCGGCTGCGGCAAGTCGACCACGGGCGAGACCGTGCTCCGCCTGCGCGAGGCCACCGACGGCCGGGTCTCCTTCGACGGGGCGGACTTACTGGAGATGACCGACGCGGAGCTGACCGAGTTCCGGAAGCGCGCGCAGATCGTCTTCCAGGACCCGTTCTCCAGCCTCGACCCGCGCATGACCGCCGGGGACATCGTCACCGAGGGGCTCCGGATTCACGGTATCGCCGACCGGGCCGAGCGGCGCGACACCGCAAAGGACCTGCTCGAACGCGTCGGCCTCTCCGCCGACCAGATCGACCGCTACCCGCACGAGTTCTCGGGCGGCCAGCGCCAGCGCATCGGCATCGCACGGGCGCTCGCCGTCGACCCGGAGTTCATCGTGCTCGACGAGCCGGTCTCCGCGCTCGACGTCTCGGTGCAGGCGCAGATCCTCAACCTCCTCGACGACCTCCAGGAGGAGTTCGGGCTCACCTACCTCTTCATCGCGCACAACCTGGGCGTCGTCCGGCACATCTGCGACCGCGTCGCCGTGATGTACCTCGGCGAGATCGTCGAGACGGGGCCGGTCGACGAGATCTTCGCGGACCCGGCGCACCCGTACACGCGGGCGCTGCTGTCGAGCGTCCCGCGGGTGACGACCGAGGACCGGGAGGCGGAGTTCGAGACGCTCCGCGGCGACGTACCGTCGCCGCGGAACCCGCCCGCGGGCTGCCGGTTCCACACGCGGTGTCCGGAGGCGCGGGCGGCCTGCCGCGAGTCGTCGCCGGCGGCGTACGACGTCGGCGAACGCCGCTCGGCGACGTGTTTCCGCGCCGACGAGGACCACCCCTACTGGGAGAGCGAGCCGATCGAGGAGAACGCCCGAACGGCGGCCGACGGCGCCGACGACTGA
- a CDS encoding DUF192 domain-containing protein, whose amino-acid sequence MRSVRLVHRSAQAESDAATVADAELADGDREPTVLADDVDVARSTLEQGRGLMFRRSISEGYALVFPFEEAGAQWLHMLFVPFAIDALWLVDGEVRKRKRLAPFVGLARGRADTVVELPAGAAADVAVGDEVRLVD is encoded by the coding sequence GTGCGGAGCGTGCGACTCGTCCACCGCAGCGCGCAGGCCGAGAGCGACGCGGCGACCGTCGCCGACGCGGAACTCGCCGACGGCGACCGCGAGCCGACCGTCCTCGCCGACGACGTCGACGTCGCCCGGTCGACGCTCGAACAGGGCCGCGGGCTGATGTTCAGACGCTCGATCTCCGAGGGCTACGCGCTCGTCTTCCCGTTCGAGGAGGCCGGCGCGCAGTGGCTCCACATGCTGTTCGTCCCGTTCGCGATCGACGCGCTGTGGCTCGTCGACGGCGAGGTGCGGAAGCGAAAGCGGCTCGCCCCGTTCGTCGGGCTGGCTCGGGGGCGGGCCGACACGGTCGTCGAACTCCCCGCGGGCGCCGCCGCCGACGTCGCCGTCGGCGACGAGGTCCGGCTCGTCGACTGA
- a CDS encoding glutathione S-transferase N-terminal domain-containing protein: MANLTLYELEGCPYCAKVKTKLAELDLEYESVMVPRSHSERTEVEEVSGQTGVPVLVDEANGIEGMSESDDIVEYLDETYGSAS, encoded by the coding sequence ATGGCAAATCTGACGCTCTACGAACTGGAGGGCTGCCCGTACTGCGCGAAGGTGAAGACCAAGCTCGCCGAGCTCGATCTCGAGTACGAGTCGGTGATGGTGCCGCGCTCGCACTCCGAGCGCACCGAGGTCGAGGAAGTCAGCGGGCAGACCGGCGTGCCCGTCCTCGTCGACGAGGCGAACGGGATCGAGGGCATGTCCGAGAGCGACGACATCGTCGAATACCTCGACGAGACGTACGGGAGCGCGAGCTGA